A window of the Streptomyces albireticuli genome harbors these coding sequences:
- a CDS encoding ROK family protein yields MTQTRTTRLERGRGALGPALELVHTGRAPTRAVLTAELGVTRATAGAVAAELEALGLIEVDARPGAAAGSQGRPSHRLSLAPDGPVVLAAQIHADGFRAALVGLGGRMVATAPGCMTVPADPAHIIDAVVEAGAGLLRGTDRRCLGAGLAVPSAVAEPEGTALNPLHLSWPAGAPVRELFTEALAKADVPGPGGTTALGVTGNDVNLAALAEHRHGAGRGARHLLCVATGHRGVGGALVLDGRLHSGSSGLALEVGHLTVNPAGLPCHCGSRGCLDVEADPLAFLTAAGRDPGPEVSLLQQSRDLLRTEYADPAVRAAAELIVDRLGLGLAGLVNILNPDRIILGGLHRELLEADPERLRAVVADRSLWGRSGSVPILSCTLDHNSLIGAAEAAWQPVLDDPLAALG; encoded by the coding sequence TCGTCCACACCGGCCGCGCCCCCACCCGGGCCGTGCTCACCGCCGAGCTCGGCGTGACCCGCGCGACCGCCGGCGCCGTCGCGGCCGAGCTGGAGGCCCTCGGGCTGATCGAGGTCGACGCGCGCCCCGGCGCCGCCGCCGGGTCCCAGGGCCGGCCCTCCCACCGGCTCTCCCTCGCCCCGGACGGTCCCGTCGTCCTGGCCGCGCAGATCCACGCCGACGGGTTCCGCGCCGCCCTCGTCGGCCTCGGCGGCCGCATGGTCGCCACCGCCCCCGGCTGTATGACCGTACCCGCCGACCCCGCGCACATCATCGACGCCGTCGTCGAGGCCGGAGCGGGGCTGCTGCGCGGGACGGACCGCCGCTGTCTGGGCGCGGGACTCGCCGTGCCCTCGGCCGTCGCCGAACCGGAGGGCACCGCTCTCAACCCGCTGCACCTCTCCTGGCCCGCCGGGGCGCCGGTCCGCGAGCTGTTCACCGAGGCGCTCGCCAAGGCGGACGTCCCCGGTCCCGGCGGCACGACCGCCCTCGGCGTCACCGGCAACGACGTCAATCTGGCCGCTCTCGCCGAGCACCGCCACGGTGCGGGGCGCGGCGCCCGGCACCTGCTGTGCGTCGCCACCGGACACCGCGGCGTCGGCGGCGCGCTCGTCCTCGACGGCCGGCTGCACAGCGGCAGCTCCGGCCTCGCCCTGGAAGTGGGCCACCTTACGGTCAACCCCGCCGGTCTGCCCTGTCACTGCGGCAGCCGTGGCTGCCTGGACGTCGAGGCCGACCCGCTGGCCTTCCTGACGGCCGCGGGCCGCGACCCGGGGCCCGAGGTCTCCTTGCTCCAGCAGTCCCGCGACCTGCTCCGCACGGAGTACGCCGACCCGGCCGTGCGCGCCGCCGCCGAGCTGATCGTCGACCGGCTCGGCCTCGGCCTCGCGGGCCTGGTCAACATCCTCAACCCGGACCGCATCATCCTCGGCGGCCTCCACCGCGAACTGCTCGAAGCCGACCCCGAACGCCTCCGCGCGGTCGTCGCCGACCGCAGCCTGTGGGGCCGCAGCGGCAGCGTGCCCATCCTGTCCTGCACCCTCGACCACAACAGCCTCATCGGAGCGGCCGAGGCGGCGTGGCAGCCCGTCCTGGACGATCCCCTGGCGGCGCTCGGCTGA